ATGGACAACACTACGAACAACAACCCAGAACCAATAGTCGTTGAAGACGCACTCAACACGCCATCGAATGATGACGTTACTCTTGCATCGCAAGCAGCCGAATATTTGGCTGGCTGGCAGCGGGCGCGGGCCGACTATCAAAATTTAAAACGGTTGAACGATGAACGGTTTTTAACCGTGAACCGAGAAGTAAAACGTTCATTGTTACGGGATGCCGTGCCGGTTTTTGATGTACTGGGTCAAGCGCACAAGCAGTTTTCCAGTGGTGATAATTCAGCGTGGCTCGAGGGGGTGAAGCAGATTCTCGCAAGTTGGGGTGAGGTGTGTAAA
Above is a genomic segment from Patescibacteria group bacterium containing:
- the grpE gene encoding nucleotide exchange factor GrpE, whose protein sequence is MDNTTNNNPEPIVVEDALNTPSNDDVTLASQAAEYLAGWQRARADYQNLKRLNDERFLTVNREVKRSLLRDAVPVFDVLGQAHKQFSSGDNSAWLEGVKQILASWGEVCKKWNVTVVPTIGTEFDPRIHESVGADPHTVSGRVAAEVQGGYLVDGELISPAKVIVGTAPPDSP